A single genomic interval of Rhododendron vialii isolate Sample 1 chromosome 3a, ASM3025357v1 harbors:
- the LOC131319190 gene encoding E3 ubiquitin-protein ligase PUB23-like produces MGEIEVPPFFLCPISLEMMKDPVTIPTGITYDRESIEKWLFTNKNKNCPVTKQVLSNPDLTPNHTLRRVIQSWCTLNASNGIERVPTPKPPVNKSQIIKLLKDAKSPEMQIKCLKRLRSIASTSETNKRCIESSGGVDFLASLVKNNTTSTSLEACDHDGFEFTKPTDEALSILFSLQLSESALKSLNAKNGEFIDSLLNILQVGSYESRAYAMLLLNSILEVEEPAQLVALKPEFFVGLVQILHDQISPKASKAALQLLINVGPWGRNKLKAAEAGAVKVLVDLLLDSSEKRACEMILTALDQLCQCADGRAELLKHGAGLAVVSKKILRVSKVGSERAVRILLSISKYSASPTVVQEMLQLGVVSKLCLVLQVDIGSKAKEKASEILKLHARAWKNCSCIPMGLLSSYPS; encoded by the coding sequence ATGGGTGAAATTGAAGTCCCTCCATTTTTCCTCTGCCCCATCTCTCTAGAGATGATGAAAGACCCCGTGACAATCCCCACCGGTATCACGTACGACCGGGAAAGCATCGAGAAATGGTTATTCACCAACAAGAACAAGAATTGTCCCGTAACAAAACAAGTCCTCTCCAATCCAGATCTAACCCCGAACCACACCCTCCGCCGTGTGATCCAATCTTGGTGCACCCTCAACGCATCCAACGGCATTGAACGCGTCCCAACCCCGAAGCCACCAGTCAACAAGTCCCAAATTATCAAGCTTCTCAAGGACGCGAAGTCGCCAGAAATGCAAATTAAATGCTTGAAGAGGCTCAGATCCATCGCTTCCACCAGTGAAACGAACAAAAGGTGCATAGAGTCCTCCGGTGGGGTTGACTTCTTAGCTTCCCTTGTCAAGAACAACACAACCAGTACTTCACTAGAAGCATGTGATCATGATGGGTTTGAGTTCACAAAACCTACTGATGAAGCCCTAAGCatactcttctctctccaacTATCCGAATCCGCCCTCAAATCCCTCAACGCGAAAAACGGCGAATTCATCGATTCGTTACTCAACATATTGCAAGTCGGAAGCTACGAGTCTCGTGCTTACGCCATGTTACTATTGAACTCGATTCTAGAAGTGGAGGAACCTGCGCAACTCGTAGCCTTGAAGCCCGAATTCTTCGTCGGGTTGGTCCAAATCTTGCACGATCAAATCTCTCCCAAGGCGTCCAAGGCGGCACTGCAGCTGCTAATCAACGTGGGGCCGTGGGGGCGAAACAAGCTGAAAGCAGCGGAAGCGGGCGCGGTGAAAGTACTGGTCGATCTTCTGCTTGATTCTTCCGAGAAGAGGGCTTGCGAGATGATCTTAACGGCGTTGGATCAGCTGTGCCAGTGCGCGGATGGCAGGGCCGAGCTGTTGAAGCACGGGGCCGGGTTAGCGGTGGTGTCGAAAAAGATACTCAGGGTTTCGAAGGTGGGGAGCGAACGGGCCGTGAGGATATTGCTTTCGATATCGAAGTATTCGGCGAGTCCTACGGTTGTTCAGGAAATGCTGCAGCTGGGTGTGGTGTCGAAGCTgtgtttggtgcttcaagtggACATTGGAAGCAAGGCCAAAGAGAAAGCAAGTGAGATACTGAAGTTGCATGCTAGGGCTTGGAAGAATTGTTCTTGTATTCCAATGGGTCTGCTTTCTTCCTATCCATCGTGA